From a region of the Sinorhizobium sp. B11 genome:
- a CDS encoding GAF domain-containing protein → MFQAASIEVENKAEFYRELAQQLQGLLEGEPDMIANAANTSALMYQMMPDLNWAGFYLLKDQELVLGPFQGKPACVRIPVGRGVCGTAVKERASILVADVHAFPGHIACDAASRSELVVPIRNGEEIVGVIDLDSPLPARFDADDQAGIERLAEIFAGATRF, encoded by the coding sequence ATGTTTCAGGCGGCGTCGATCGAAGTGGAAAACAAGGCCGAGTTCTACCGCGAGCTTGCCCAGCAGCTGCAGGGACTGCTCGAAGGCGAGCCGGACATGATCGCCAACGCCGCCAACACGTCGGCCCTGATGTACCAGATGATGCCCGATCTCAACTGGGCGGGCTTCTATTTGCTTAAGGATCAGGAGCTCGTCCTTGGACCGTTCCAGGGCAAGCCGGCCTGTGTGCGCATCCCTGTCGGCCGTGGCGTATGCGGCACGGCAGTCAAGGAGCGCGCCTCGATCCTCGTGGCAGATGTCCATGCATTTCCTGGCCATATCGCCTGCGACGCTGCATCCCGATCCGAACTCGTCGTCCCGATCCGAAATGGCGAAGAGATCGTCGGCGTTATCGATCTGGACAGCCCGCTTCCCGCCCGCTTCGATGCCGACGACCAGGCCGGGATCGAACGTCTGGCCGAAATCTTCGCTGGGGCAACCCGTTTCTGA
- a CDS encoding aldo/keto reductase translates to MEYRRLGKSGLKVSEFSFGSWVTFGKQVNGGDAVDLMKLAYDSGINFFDNAEGYESGKSEIVMGEALKSLAWSRDSYVVSSKVFWGGQKPTQRGLSRKHVTDACHAALKRLQVDYLDLYFCHRPDIDTPIEETVRAMHDLVAQGKVLYWGTSEWSAQQLTEAYAVARDLRITPPTMEQPQYNIFERQKVEADYLPLYDLIGLGTTIWSPLASGVLTGKYNDGVPADSRMNLPGYEWLKEKWSTDAGRAQLEQVRQLARLSNEIGLSITHLALLWCLANKNVSTVILGASRASQLQDNLAALSHKSKLTSDVLERIDSIVGNKPEAPRRF, encoded by the coding sequence ATGGAATATCGTCGTTTGGGAAAGTCGGGTCTGAAAGTGAGCGAGTTCTCCTTCGGATCGTGGGTCACTTTCGGCAAGCAGGTCAACGGCGGCGACGCTGTCGATCTCATGAAGCTCGCCTACGACAGCGGGATCAATTTCTTCGATAATGCCGAGGGTTACGAGAGCGGCAAATCCGAAATCGTCATGGGCGAGGCGCTGAAATCGCTCGCCTGGAGTCGCGACAGTTATGTCGTCTCGAGCAAGGTCTTCTGGGGTGGTCAGAAGCCGACGCAGCGCGGCTTGTCGCGCAAGCATGTGACGGACGCCTGCCACGCGGCGCTCAAGCGGCTTCAGGTCGACTATCTCGACCTCTACTTCTGCCACCGCCCGGATATTGACACTCCGATCGAAGAAACGGTCCGCGCGATGCACGATCTCGTTGCCCAGGGCAAGGTGCTCTACTGGGGAACGTCGGAATGGTCTGCCCAGCAACTGACGGAAGCCTACGCTGTCGCCCGTGACCTGCGCATCACACCGCCGACTATGGAGCAGCCGCAGTACAACATCTTCGAACGTCAGAAGGTCGAAGCAGATTACCTTCCGCTCTACGACCTGATTGGCCTCGGCACCACCATCTGGTCACCGCTCGCTTCCGGCGTTCTGACAGGAAAATACAATGACGGCGTACCGGCCGACAGCCGCATGAACCTGCCGGGCTACGAATGGCTGAAGGAAAAATGGTCCACCGACGCTGGTCGCGCCCAGCTGGAACAGGTGCGTCAGCTTGCCAGGCTTTCGAACGAGATCGGGCTGTCGATCACCCATCTCGCCCTTCTTTGGTGCCTCGCCAACAAGAACGTCTCGACCGTCATCCTCGGCGCCTCGCGCGCAAGCCAGCTGCAGGACAATCTCGCGGCCCTCTCGCACAAGAGCAAGCTGACGTCTGACGTGCTGGAGCGGATCGACAGCATTGTCGGAAACAAACCGGAAGCACCGCGTCGCTTCTAG
- a CDS encoding HAMP domain-containing histidine kinase gives MRYPNTSLWWRLNWQLSLLFVGTTASVIVGLCIYGAMILSPNVSMEHRLLNALEGSLNYEPGRGLRIEDSEQLRALKNDTPNLFFYAAAPDGTAVAYGNIPAAYIQLTKFVSLIKDADIRGTGANAPASVDDIEINTTEIRVLYGGRNGNESIFLTMLGGTYKIYVPLLAVTLPALFFAVPRLVRRSLSGLNDVVRKAPEIDPRQPGSRLPVDRVPSEVVPLIHAFNSVLERLEQQFAARERFLIDAAHELRTPIAVMQTRIDTTLEGNIRDIMMDDIGRLRETAEQLLDFERSEQSPDLFEQVDLVEVARNVVADQAPIAIRNGYEISFDSEVDELYRLVSPSAMSRAIGNLVRNAIDHGGNTGTISVRVSERGGVSVSDEGPGIPAAHRNLVFEPFYRVTPRSTGAGLGLSIVKQIVTRHRGSVTLEGNPTGTTVTISL, from the coding sequence ATGCGATATCCGAATACGTCGCTGTGGTGGAGACTAAACTGGCAGCTCAGCCTACTATTTGTCGGCACTACCGCATCTGTGATCGTTGGCCTTTGTATCTACGGGGCGATGATCCTTTCTCCGAACGTCAGCATGGAGCACCGGCTTCTGAACGCCCTGGAAGGGTCCTTGAACTACGAACCCGGACGAGGGCTTCGCATCGAAGACAGCGAACAGCTCCGAGCGTTGAAAAATGATACTCCCAATCTCTTTTTCTACGCGGCAGCCCCGGACGGAACGGCGGTGGCATATGGGAATATTCCAGCTGCGTACATACAGCTGACCAAGTTCGTGTCGCTAATCAAGGACGCCGACATTCGTGGCACGGGGGCAAACGCCCCGGCCTCAGTCGACGACATCGAGATCAACACGACCGAGATCCGGGTACTTTATGGCGGCCGCAACGGAAACGAGTCGATATTTCTCACGATGCTTGGCGGTACGTACAAGATTTACGTGCCCCTGCTTGCAGTTACCCTACCCGCCCTCTTCTTCGCCGTGCCGCGATTGGTCAGGCGTTCGCTCTCGGGACTGAACGACGTTGTTCGGAAGGCTCCGGAGATCGACCCGCGCCAGCCGGGATCACGGCTTCCAGTGGATCGGGTTCCGAGCGAAGTCGTTCCGCTTATCCACGCATTCAACTCCGTTCTGGAGCGGCTTGAGCAGCAGTTCGCAGCGAGGGAACGTTTTCTGATCGACGCCGCGCACGAGCTCCGCACGCCGATTGCCGTCATGCAGACGCGTATCGATACGACCCTGGAGGGAAACATCCGCGACATCATGATGGATGACATCGGGCGGCTACGGGAGACGGCGGAGCAATTGCTCGACTTCGAACGGAGCGAGCAGTCTCCGGATCTCTTCGAACAGGTCGACCTGGTGGAAGTCGCCAGGAACGTCGTTGCCGACCAAGCCCCGATTGCCATCAGAAATGGATATGAGATCTCGTTCGACAGTGAGGTCGACGAGCTTTATCGCCTGGTAAGTCCGTCGGCGATGTCACGCGCCATAGGCAACCTTGTGCGCAATGCGATCGACCATGGCGGAAATACCGGCACGATATCGGTTCGCGTGTCAGAACGTGGCGGCGTCTCGGTTTCGGACGAGGGTCCCGGCATTCCAGCGGCGCACCGAAACCTCGTGTTCGAACCATTCTACAGGGTCACACCACGGAGCACGGGTGCCGGCCTCGGATTAAGCATCGTGAAGCAGATCGTGACCCGTCACCGCGGGAGTGTGACTCTCGAAGGCAATCCGACAGGAACGACAGTGACTATAAGCCTGTGA
- a CDS encoding response regulator transcription factor has protein sequence MKILLVEDETGLAETVAASLGKKGIAVDHTALLEDAIELARQQTYDAIVLDRRLPDGDGITFIPWLRSSGVVTPVIVLTARNEPKERVAGLDLGADDYLGKPFLMEELFARLRAVLRRPSALAEPSIVAGRMTVDPIRMDVTVGELQLDLPRRELMVLVTLAKRKGRTVLRSALETEIYNYEETIQSNALDAHVSRLRKRLADADAGVSIHNIRGVGYLLKEH, from the coding sequence ATGAAAATCCTATTGGTCGAAGACGAGACCGGGCTGGCGGAAACGGTTGCGGCCTCTCTCGGCAAGAAGGGCATCGCGGTCGACCACACCGCTCTTCTTGAGGACGCAATCGAACTGGCTCGACAACAGACCTACGATGCGATCGTGCTCGACCGACGCCTGCCGGACGGCGATGGAATCACATTCATTCCCTGGTTACGAAGCTCAGGCGTCGTGACGCCGGTCATCGTGCTGACTGCCCGAAACGAACCGAAGGAACGGGTCGCGGGCCTGGATCTCGGTGCCGATGACTATCTGGGCAAGCCGTTTCTGATGGAGGAGCTTTTCGCTCGATTGCGCGCGGTATTGCGACGCCCGTCGGCCCTGGCGGAGCCGTCCATAGTCGCAGGGCGGATGACCGTGGATCCGATCCGGATGGACGTCACGGTCGGCGAACTGCAGCTCGACCTGCCTCGTCGAGAGCTGATGGTGCTCGTTACCCTTGCAAAGCGAAAGGGCAGGACCGTCCTCAGATCGGCGCTGGAAACCGAAATCTACAATTACGAAGAGACGATCCAATCCAACGCGCTGGATGCGCACGTGTCACGACTGAGAAAACGGCTCGCTGACGCGGACGCCGGCGTGTCCATCCACAACATCCGTGGGGTCGGATACCTGCTGAAGGAACATTGA
- a CDS encoding vitamin B12-dependent ribonucleotide reductase, whose translation MHIERRFTKAGQGAYADIEFRKATSEIKNPDGSIVFRLENIDVPAQFSQVATDVLAQKYFRKAGVPARLKKVEENDVPSFLWRSVADDAALKGMPKDEQTGSETDARQVFDRLAGTWTYWGWKGGYFSSEEDAAAFKDELAYMLATQRVAPNSPQWFNTGLHWAYGIDGPGQGHFYVDPFTGKITKSKSAYEHPQPHACFIQSVEDDLVNEGGIMDLWVREARLFKYGSGTGSNFSMLRGEGEKLSGGGRSSGLMSFLKIGDRAAGAIKSGGTTRRAAKMVVVDIDHPDIEEYINWKVKEEQKVAALVTGSKVVAKHLKAIMKACVNCEADNGDCFDPAKNPALKREIRDAKKSQVPENYVQRVIQFARQGYKDMEFKTYDTDWDSEAYLTVSGQNSNNSVSIKDNFLRAVEEDGEWNLTARKDGRVMKTLKARDLWETISYAAWASADPGIHFNTTMNDWHTSPAGGPIRGSNPCSEYMFLDDTACNLASLNLLQFKDKATKRINIGDYEHAVRLWTVVLEVSVMMAQFPSKRIAELSYEYRTLGLGYANIGGLLMSTGIPYDSAEGRAIAGSLTAIMTGICYATSAEMAAELGPFPNYEPNREHMLRVIRNHRRAAHGENAGYEALSVNPVALIHSENPDQDLAAHAMSAWDKALELGEKHGYRNAQVSVIAPTGTIGLVMDCDTTGIEPDFALVKFKKLAGGGYFKIINRAVPDALRTLGYSESQIAEIEAYAVGHGNLNQAPAINPSTLKTKGFTDEKVEAVNAALKSAFDIKFVFNQWTLGADFLKTTLKVSDEQLSDMSFSLLEHIGFSKKDIEAANIHVCGAMTLEGAPFLKKEHLPVFDCANPCGKIGKRYLSVESHIRMMAAAQPFISGAISKTINMPNEATVDDCKNAYMMSWKLGLKANALYRDGSKLSQPLNASLIEDESDEDALEDLIQQPLAAQAATVTEKIIEKVIERVSREREKLPNRRQGYTQKAAVGGHKVYLRTGEFGDGRLGEIFIDMHKEGAAFRAMMNNFAIAISLGLQYGVPLEEYVEAFTFTKFEPAGIVIGNDAIKNATSILDYVFRELAVSYLGRHDLAHVDTSDFSNTALGKGIQEGKTNLVSTGWTRGYKPTLVSNTGSDRQLGEPKGAATAAPARASSSGSVTSFAGAAARKLEPTVAISTSEIVAFKRDYEERAKELAEEIAEEVVDEAGSEATALFSDKAAADAATAKTEAKKMEAERRARSIMQGYTGNMCSECQNFTMVRNGTCEKCDTCGATSGCS comes from the coding sequence ATGCACATCGAACGTCGGTTTACGAAGGCTGGTCAAGGCGCCTATGCGGATATCGAATTCCGCAAGGCGACGAGTGAGATCAAGAACCCGGATGGGTCGATCGTCTTCCGCCTTGAAAACATCGACGTTCCCGCGCAGTTCTCCCAGGTCGCCACCGACGTTCTGGCGCAGAAGTATTTCCGCAAGGCCGGCGTCCCCGCCCGCCTGAAGAAGGTGGAAGAAAATGATGTCCCCTCTTTCCTGTGGCGCTCCGTAGCCGACGACGCGGCGCTGAAGGGCATGCCGAAGGACGAACAGACCGGCTCGGAAACCGACGCCCGCCAGGTCTTCGATCGTCTCGCCGGCACCTGGACCTATTGGGGCTGGAAGGGCGGCTATTTCTCTTCGGAAGAAGATGCGGCAGCGTTCAAGGACGAGCTTGCCTATATGCTCGCCACGCAGCGCGTTGCCCCGAACTCCCCGCAGTGGTTCAACACCGGTCTGCATTGGGCCTACGGGATCGACGGCCCCGGCCAGGGTCACTTCTATGTCGACCCCTTCACCGGCAAGATCACCAAGTCCAAGTCGGCTTACGAACATCCGCAGCCGCATGCCTGCTTCATCCAGTCCGTTGAAGACGACCTCGTCAACGAAGGCGGCATCATGGACCTCTGGGTTCGCGAAGCCCGCCTCTTCAAGTATGGCTCCGGCACCGGCTCCAACTTCTCGATGCTGCGCGGCGAAGGCGAAAAGCTTTCCGGCGGCGGCCGCTCCTCCGGCCTGATGAGCTTCCTGAAGATCGGTGACCGCGCTGCCGGCGCCATCAAGTCTGGTGGTACGACGCGTCGTGCGGCCAAGATGGTCGTCGTCGATATCGACCATCCTGACATCGAGGAATATATCAACTGGAAGGTCAAGGAAGAGCAGAAGGTTGCCGCTCTTGTGACCGGCTCCAAGGTCGTCGCCAAGCATCTGAAGGCGATCATGAAGGCCTGCGTCAATTGCGAAGCCGATAATGGCGATTGCTTCGACCCGGCGAAGAACCCGGCTCTTAAGCGCGAAATCCGCGACGCCAAGAAGTCCCAGGTTCCGGAAAACTACGTCCAGCGCGTCATCCAGTTCGCCCGCCAGGGCTACAAGGACATGGAGTTCAAGACCTACGACACGGACTGGGATTCGGAAGCCTATCTCACCGTTTCCGGCCAGAACTCCAACAACTCGGTTTCGATCAAGGACAACTTCCTGCGCGCCGTCGAGGAAGATGGCGAGTGGAACCTGACCGCCCGCAAGGACGGCCGCGTGATGAAGACGCTGAAGGCCCGCGACCTTTGGGAAACGATTTCCTATGCCGCCTGGGCATCGGCCGATCCGGGCATCCACTTCAACACGACGATGAACGACTGGCACACATCGCCGGCCGGCGGCCCGATCCGCGGCTCGAACCCGTGCTCGGAATATATGTTCCTCGACGACACTGCCTGCAACCTTGCGTCGCTGAACCTGCTTCAGTTCAAGGACAAGGCCACCAAGCGCATCAATATCGGCGACTACGAACACGCCGTTCGCCTGTGGACCGTCGTGCTCGAAGTCTCGGTCATGATGGCGCAGTTCCCGTCCAAGCGCATTGCCGAACTCTCCTACGAATACCGCACGCTCGGCCTCGGCTACGCCAATATCGGCGGCCTGCTGATGTCGACGGGCATCCCCTATGACAGCGCCGAAGGCCGCGCCATTGCCGGCTCGCTGACGGCGATCATGACCGGTATCTGCTACGCAACCTCGGCCGAAATGGCCGCCGAACTCGGCCCGTTCCCGAACTACGAGCCGAACCGCGAGCACATGCTGCGCGTCATCCGCAACCATCGCCGTGCCGCTCATGGCGAAAACGCCGGTTACGAAGCGCTCTCGGTAAACCCGGTCGCGCTGATCCATTCGGAAAACCCGGACCAGGATCTTGCAGCCCATGCCATGTCCGCCTGGGACAAGGCGCTGGAACTCGGCGAAAAGCACGGCTACCGCAACGCGCAGGTCTCGGTCATCGCACCGACCGGCACGATCGGCCTCGTCATGGATTGCGACACGACCGGCATCGAGCCTGATTTCGCACTCGTAAAATTCAAGAAGCTCGCCGGCGGCGGCTACTTCAAGATCATCAACCGCGCCGTTCCGGATGCGCTGCGCACCCTCGGCTATTCCGAAAGCCAGATCGCCGAGATCGAAGCCTATGCTGTCGGTCACGGCAACCTGAACCAGGCACCGGCCATCAACCCCTCGACGCTGAAGACCAAGGGCTTCACCGACGAGAAGGTGGAAGCCGTCAACGCCGCTCTGAAGAGCGCCTTCGACATCAAGTTCGTCTTCAACCAGTGGACGCTCGGCGCCGACTTCCTTAAGACCACGCTTAAGGTTTCCGACGAACAGCTCAGCGACATGAGCTTCAGCCTGCTCGAGCATATCGGTTTCTCGAAGAAGGACATCGAGGCTGCCAATATCCATGTCTGCGGTGCGATGACGCTTGAAGGCGCGCCCTTCCTCAAGAAGGAGCATCTGCCGGTCTTCGATTGCGCCAATCCGTGCGGCAAGATCGGCAAGCGTTACCTCTCGGTCGAAAGCCATATCCGCATGATGGCGGCTGCCCAGCCCTTCATCTCGGGTGCGATCTCCAAGACGATCAACATGCCGAACGAGGCAACGGTCGACGATTGCAAGAACGCCTATATGATGTCCTGGAAGCTCGGTCTGAAGGCAAACGCCCTCTACCGTGACGGCTCCAAGCTGTCGCAGCCGCTCAACGCCTCCCTGATCGAGGACGAGAGCGACGAAGATGCGCTTGAGGATCTGATCCAGCAGCCGCTTGCTGCCCAGGCCGCGACGGTCACCGAGAAGATCATCGAGAAGGTGATCGAGCGTGTTTCCCGAGAACGCGAGAAGCTCCCGAACCGCCGTCAGGGTTACACCCAGAAGGCTGCCGTCGGCGGTCACAAGGTTTATCTCCGCACCGGTGAATTCGGCGATGGCCGCCTCGGCGAAATCTTCATCGACATGCACAAGGAAGGTGCTGCCTTCCGCGCGATGATGAACAACTTCGCCATCGCCATCTCGCTCGGCCTGCAATACGGCGTGCCGCTGGAAGAATATGTGGAGGCCTTCACCTTCACCAAGTTCGAGCCGGCCGGCATCGTCATCGGCAATGACGCGATCAAGAACGCCACGTCGATCCTCGACTACGTATTCCGCGAACTCGCCGTCTCCTACCTCGGTCGCCACGATCTCGCCCATGTCGATACGTCCGACTTCTCCAACACGGCACTCGGCAAGGGCATCCAGGAAGGCAAGACGAATCTCGTCTCGACGGGCTGGACGCGCGGCTACAAGCCGACGCTGGTCTCCAACACCGGCAGCGACCGTCAGCTCGGCGAGCCCAAGGGTGCGGCAACGGCAGCCCCTGCCCGCGCCTCCTCGAGCGGTTCGGTAACCTCCTTTGCAGGTGCCGCAGCCCGCAAGCTGGAGCCGACTGTCGCCATCTCCACCTCCGAAATCGTCGCCTTCAAACGCGACTATGAAGAGCGGGCCAAGGAACTGGCGGAAGAGATTGCCGAAGAAGTGGTCGATGAAGCCGGCAGCGAAGCAACCGCCCTCTTCTCCGACAAGGCCGCAGCCGATGCTGCAACCGCCAAGACGGAAGCCAAGAAGATGGAAGCCGAGCGCCGCGCCCGCTCGATCATGCAGGGCTATACGGGCAACATGTGCTCCGAGTGCCAGAACTTCACCATGGTGCGCAACGGCACCTGCGAGAAGTGCGATACTTGCGGCGCCACCAGCGGCTGCAGCTGA
- the gpt gene encoding xanthine phosphoribosyltransferase, whose amino-acid sequence MSLPDKAFPVSWDQFHRDARALAWRLAGLGQEFKAIVCITRGGLVPAAIISRELNIRLIETVCIASYHDYVNQGDMVLLKGIAPELTENGGEGVLVVDDLTDTGKTAAQVRAMLPKAHFACVYAKPKGVPTVDTFITEVSQDTWIYFPWDMGFTYQEPIAKGARG is encoded by the coding sequence ATGTCCCTTCCCGATAAAGCCTTCCCTGTTTCCTGGGATCAGTTCCACCGCGATGCGCGTGCGCTTGCCTGGCGGCTCGCCGGCCTCGGCCAGGAGTTCAAGGCGATCGTCTGCATCACCCGCGGCGGCCTCGTTCCAGCGGCGATCATTTCACGCGAATTGAACATCCGCCTCATCGAAACCGTCTGCATCGCCTCCTATCATGATTACGTCAATCAAGGCGACATGGTGCTGCTGAAGGGCATTGCACCGGAGCTCACAGAAAATGGCGGCGAAGGCGTGCTTGTCGTCGACGATCTCACCGATACCGGCAAGACCGCCGCCCAGGTGCGCGCGATGCTGCCGAAGGCGCATTTCGCCTGCGTCTACGCCAAGCCGAAGGGCGTACCGACCGTCGATACCTTCATTACCGAAGTCAGCCAGGATACCTGGATCTACTTCCCCTGGGACATGGGCTTCACCTATCAGGAGCCGATTGCCAAGGGCGCTCGCGGCTGA
- a CDS encoding universal stress protein: MSYKTILAILDTADNSGAVADFAFAIAAESGAHVIGLHAETIAAVPLVAPMEIPDPVAVQALQDMAHSETIEVERIFRARAEAAGASFEWHAFATSTGYGSAPLIESARSADLLIASQADPAKPSDSHVDVDEFLFESGRPVLMIPYIIRQPKPIKRVLIAWNGSKEATRATFDALPILQAAEAVEIFSVDPTETATHSATTAGAEIAATLARHGVNVTLATAASGDKNTSHVIENRLSDDSIDLLVMGAYTHSWLWQAIFGGTTKTLLQSMTALTLLSR, from the coding sequence ATGTCTTACAAAACTATTCTCGCCATTCTGGATACAGCAGATAATAGCGGCGCCGTTGCCGATTTCGCCTTTGCAATTGCCGCGGAAAGCGGCGCCCATGTGATCGGCCTACATGCCGAAACCATTGCCGCCGTACCGCTGGTCGCACCGATGGAAATTCCCGATCCGGTCGCTGTGCAAGCGCTTCAGGACATGGCCCATTCAGAAACCATCGAGGTCGAGCGGATATTCCGCGCCCGCGCGGAGGCTGCCGGCGCTTCCTTCGAGTGGCACGCCTTTGCGACGTCGACGGGTTACGGCTCGGCGCCACTGATCGAAAGCGCGCGCAGCGCCGACCTCTTGATCGCCTCACAGGCCGATCCGGCAAAACCCTCCGACAGCCATGTGGATGTCGATGAATTCCTGTTCGAAAGCGGCCGCCCGGTCCTGATGATCCCCTACATCATCCGCCAGCCAAAGCCGATCAAGCGCGTGCTGATTGCCTGGAACGGCTCGAAGGAAGCGACGCGCGCCACCTTCGATGCCCTGCCGATCCTGCAGGCTGCCGAAGCAGTGGAAATCTTCTCTGTCGATCCGACCGAGACGGCGACACATTCGGCGACAACTGCCGGCGCAGAGATCGCAGCGACGCTTGCCCGCCACGGCGTGAACGTGACACTTGCCACGGCTGCAAGCGGTGACAAGAACACCTCGCATGTCATCGAAAACCGGCTTTCAGACGACAGCATCGACCTTCTGGTCATGGGCGCCTACACGCATTCCTGGCTCTGGCAGGCGATTTTCGGCGGTACGACAAAGACGCTTTTGCAGTCCATGACGGCGCTGACTTTACTCTCGCGTTAA
- a CDS encoding competence/damage-inducible protein A: MSNETVVTAAMLAIGDELLSGRTKDKNIGHLADMLTISGIDLKEVRIVADEEDAIVEALNALRRKYDYVFTSGGIGPTHDDITADAVSNAFGVPCEHDAAAMVQLAEMYKRREMEFTEARQRMARMPRGAAHIANPVSTAPGFIIGNVYVMAGVPQVFQAMVDNVLPTLRTGTPVLSLAIACPYGEGEIGTPLTAIQKAHPETSIGSYPRYVGQKFSTEIVVRGRSQAVIEAAGAEVRAMIEDIKRRKDIAENYQAEA, encoded by the coding sequence ATGAGCAATGAGACTGTCGTCACCGCCGCCATGCTTGCCATCGGCGACGAGCTTCTTTCCGGCCGTACCAAGGACAAGAATATCGGCCACCTCGCCGATATGCTGACAATTTCAGGCATCGACCTGAAAGAGGTTCGGATCGTCGCCGACGAGGAGGATGCGATCGTCGAGGCGCTGAACGCGCTACGTCGCAAATACGACTATGTCTTCACGTCCGGCGGCATCGGGCCGACGCATGACGATATCACCGCGGACGCTGTCTCTAACGCCTTTGGTGTGCCCTGCGAGCACGATGCGGCGGCGATGGTGCAGCTTGCCGAGATGTACAAGCGCCGGGAGATGGAATTCACCGAGGCGCGCCAGCGCATGGCCCGCATGCCGCGGGGCGCTGCCCATATCGCCAATCCGGTATCGACCGCGCCCGGCTTCATCATCGGCAATGTCTATGTCATGGCAGGTGTTCCGCAGGTCTTCCAGGCCATGGTCGACAACGTATTGCCGACACTGAGAACGGGTACGCCTGTCCTCTCGCTGGCAATCGCCTGCCCCTATGGCGAAGGCGAGATCGGCACGCCACTGACGGCTATCCAGAAGGCACATCCCGAAACCAGCATCGGCTCGTACCCGCGTTACGTGGGTCAGAAATTTTCGACCGAGATCGTGGTGCGCGGGCGCTCACAGGCCGTAATCGAGGCTGCAGGCGCGGAGGTGCGGGCCATGATCGAAGATATCAAACGCAGGAAGGACATTGCCGAAAATTATCAGGCAGAAGCGTGA
- the wrbA gene encoding NAD(P)H:quinone oxidoreductase type IV, protein MAKILVLYYSAYGHIETMAYAVAEGAKSAGADVVVKRVPELVSEEVAKASYYKLDQAAPIATVDELTDYDAIIVGAGTRFGTVASQMRNFWDQTGGLWFTGKLVGKVGSMFTSSATQHGGQESTILGFVPTFLHHGMAYVGLPYAFQGQMGTEEVKGGSPYGASTITNGDGSRQPSAIELEAAKYQGAHVAKIAAKLA, encoded by the coding sequence ATGGCGAAGATTCTCGTCCTCTACTATTCGGCCTATGGCCACATCGAAACCATGGCTTACGCCGTAGCCGAAGGCGCAAAGTCTGCCGGCGCTGATGTTGTCGTCAAGCGCGTGCCGGAACTGGTTTCGGAAGAAGTCGCCAAGGCTTCCTACTACAAGCTTGACCAGGCAGCTCCGATTGCGACCGTCGACGAACTGACCGACTACGATGCGATCATCGTCGGTGCCGGCACGCGCTTCGGCACGGTTGCTTCCCAGATGCGCAATTTCTGGGACCAGACCGGCGGCCTCTGGTTCACCGGCAAGCTCGTCGGCAAGGTCGGCTCGATGTTCACCTCGTCCGCTACGCAGCACGGTGGCCAGGAATCGACAATCCTCGGCTTCGTCCCGACCTTCCTGCACCACGGCATGGCCTACGTCGGCCTTCCCTATGCCTTCCAGGGTCAGATGGGCACGGAAGAAGTAAAGGGCGGCTCGCCCTACGGCGCATCCACCATCACCAACGGTGACGGCTCACGCCAGCCTTCGGCAATCGAACTCGAAGCCGCCAAGTATCAGGGCGCGCATGTCGCCAAGATCGCGGCAAAGCTCGCCTGA
- a CDS encoding VanZ family protein translates to MTSKITKPLAWLLLAFIVFVTVSPIELRPHTIETPDIDRASAYLAAGLAFALAYPKQWKMVAVLLILGAFAIEYLQYLSPTRHARLHDAGVKAAGAAIGLVAGWVFNKWRETKTGANAAV, encoded by the coding sequence ATGACATCCAAGATCACAAAGCCGCTGGCGTGGCTTCTTCTCGCCTTCATCGTGTTCGTCACAGTTTCACCGATCGAATTGCGTCCCCACACGATCGAAACACCCGATATCGATCGTGCCTCGGCTTATCTCGCCGCCGGGCTGGCTTTTGCTCTTGCCTATCCGAAGCAATGGAAAATGGTTGCCGTGCTGCTGATCCTCGGTGCGTTCGCGATCGAATATCTGCAATACCTGTCGCCGACGCGGCATGCGCGCCTTCACGATGCAGGCGTCAAGGCAGCAGGCGCCGCAATCGGCCTGGTCGCCGGCTGGGTCTTTAACAAATGGCGTGAAACGAAAACCGGGGCGAATGCCGCTGTGTAA